Proteins encoded within one genomic window of Cyprinus carpio isolate SPL01 chromosome B22, ASM1834038v1, whole genome shotgun sequence:
- the LOC109102199 gene encoding uncharacterized protein LOC109102199 gives MFDRFWFCLCLWHLVGVFADSDAVKSVSVMEGDSVSLQTNTKLLAEDLITWTFGRPKTPIAQIDKYTGRFSTYDVLDGRFRERLKLDLQTGSLTITNTRTTDSGLYQVTIKGMTDTTYRFNVAVSGAFADSDAVKSLMQGDSVTLQTNTELHTEYWITWTFGHSETRIAHINKKYGMFSLYDVLDGKFRDRLKLDLQTGSLTITNTRTTDSGLYEVMSLVSHNYTYSFNVTVFGAFADSDAVKSLSVMEGNSVTLQTNTELQTDDEITWTFGHPETRIAHIYKKYGMFSLYDVLDGKFRDRLKLDLQTGSLIITNTTTTDTGLYEVTINGTKQTSYRFNVTVFDYVHDSSDSVCDCDSAEAVIRLVLSALVGMAAVAAFVVLVYDIRSRRAGKDS, from the exons gtgtgtttgctgattcagatgcagtgaagtcagtgtcagtaatggagggagattcagtctcTCTACAGACTAACACCAAACTGCTGGCAGAGGATCTGATAACATGGACCTTTGGACGTCCAAAAACTCCTATAGCTCAAATCGATAAATATACTGGAAGATTCTCCACatatgatgttcttgatgggagattcagagaaaGACTTAAGCTGGATcttcagactggatctctgaccatcacaaacaccagaaccacagactctggactttatcaagTAACCATCAAAGGCATGACAGACACCACATACAGATTCAATGTTGCTGTCTCTG GTGCGTTTGCTGATTCAGATGCAGTAAAGTCATTGATGCAGGgtgattcagtcactctacagacTAACACCGAACTACACACAGAGTATTGGATAACATGGACATTTGGACATTCAGAGACTCGTATAGCTCACATTAATAAAAAGTATGGCATGTTCTCTTTgtatgatgttcttgatgggaaattcagagacagactgaagctggatctccagactggatctctgaccatcacaaacaccagaaccacagactctggactttatgaagtaATGTCTTTGGTGAGTCACAATTACACATACAGTTTCAATGTTACTGTCTTTG GTGCGTTTGCTGATTCAGATGCAGTGAAGTCATTATCTGTGATGGAGGGaaattcagtcactctacagacTAACACTGAACTACAGACAGATGATGAGATAACATGGACATTTGGACATCCAGAGACTCGTATAGCTCACATTTATAAAAAGTATGGCATGTTCTCTTTgtatgatgttcttgatgggaaattcagagacagactgaagctggatcttcagactggatctctgatcatcacaaacaccacaacCACAGACACTGGACTTTATGAAGTAACCATCAATGGCACGAAACAGACCTCATACAGATTCAATGTTACTGTCTTTG ATTATGTCCACGATTCTTCAGACTCTGTCTGCGATTGTGATTctgctgaagctgtgatccgattggtcctctctgctctggtgggcatGGCTGCTGTCGCTGCTTTTGTtgttctggtttatgacatcagatccagaagagctgGAAAGGATTCTTGA